The Agarilytica rhodophyticola genome has a window encoding:
- a CDS encoding heme NO-binding domain-containing protein has protein sequence MKGVVFIAINDMVEDKFGIETWESILNEVNPKNGGIYTSTEDYPDEEVVSFVIAISKALSVDTTEVTRSFGTFLFGELNRKYDIFTKLTDNLFDFLCSIENVIHKEVRKLYENPSLPSLDCQKINDSELLVKYSSPRKLCYLAEGLILGASEFYNEDITLKHESCVHSGDDVCRLRVTKNA, from the coding sequence ATGAAAGGTGTAGTATTTATTGCTATTAACGACATGGTTGAAGATAAGTTTGGTATAGAAACTTGGGAAAGTATTCTAAATGAAGTCAACCCAAAAAACGGAGGCATATACACGTCTACCGAAGACTACCCCGATGAGGAGGTTGTGAGTTTTGTGATAGCAATTTCTAAAGCACTATCTGTGGACACAACTGAAGTTACAAGAAGTTTTGGAACATTTCTATTTGGTGAGCTTAACCGCAAATATGATATTTTTACCAAATTAACTGATAATTTATTTGATTTCTTGTGCAGCATAGAAAATGTTATACATAAAGAGGTGCGCAAACTATATGAAAATCCTAGTTTACCTTCTCTCGATTGTCAGAAAATTAACGATAGTGAATTACTCGTTAAATATTCATCTCCACGTAAATTATGTTACTTAGCAGAAGGTCTAATTTTAGGAGCTTCTGAGTTTTATAATGAAGACATTACTCTCAAACATGAATCATGTGTACATAGCGGCGACGATGTTTGTAGATTACGAGTGACTAAAAATGCCTGA
- a CDS encoding sensor histidine kinase: MPEVDYKAAYERQKKAREIAENNLENKSRELFESNQSLVQAYNRLKDQKAQLLHQEKLASIGQLAAGVAHEINNPTGFVKSNLRTMVSYAQSFTKIVESYEDLINDTSNGDTEIKSKVKKIRRKNDLDFIMEDMFDLLEESLEGTERIEDIVMGLKNFARPDQDEKQLFSLNECIESTLKLVNNEVKYKADIELDLGEIPEIEGKPGAISQVILNLVVNAADAIPEHGNIFIATAVDKKEIKMSIRDNGSGIPQDILTKIYDPFFTTKEVGKGTGLGLAISHGIIQKHGGRLTVESKEGEGTEFTIALPVTEQS, from the coding sequence ATGCCTGAAGTGGATTATAAAGCGGCGTACGAGCGTCAAAAGAAAGCTCGCGAGATAGCAGAAAACAATTTGGAAAATAAATCTCGAGAGCTATTTGAATCTAATCAATCATTAGTACAAGCGTATAACAGACTGAAAGATCAAAAGGCTCAGTTACTTCACCAAGAAAAATTAGCATCGATCGGTCAATTGGCAGCTGGAGTTGCACATGAAATAAATAATCCAACAGGTTTTGTAAAGAGTAACTTGCGTACTATGGTATCCTACGCCCAAAGTTTTACTAAAATTGTAGAATCATATGAAGATTTGATTAATGATACTAGTAACGGCGATACAGAAATAAAATCTAAAGTAAAAAAAATTAGGAGAAAGAACGATTTAGATTTTATTATGGAAGATATGTTCGACTTACTAGAAGAATCATTAGAAGGTACAGAGAGAATTGAAGATATTGTTATGGGCTTGAAAAATTTCGCACGCCCAGACCAAGACGAAAAGCAACTATTTTCACTTAATGAGTGTATCGAAAGCACGCTAAAATTGGTCAACAATGAAGTTAAGTATAAGGCTGATATAGAGTTAGACCTAGGCGAAATTCCCGAGATTGAGGGAAAACCAGGTGCGATAAGCCAAGTTATTTTGAATCTTGTGGTCAATGCAGCTGACGCCATCCCAGAGCATGGCAATATTTTTATTGCGACAGCTGTAGATAAAAAAGAAATTAAAATGTCGATTAGAGACAACGGCTCAGGAATACCTCAGGACATACTGACCAAGATATATGACCCCTTTTTTACCACGAAAGAAGTTGGGAAAGGTACGGGCCTGGGCTTAGCAATATCTCACGGAATTATACAAAAACACGGAGGTCGCTTAACAGTAGAGAGTAAGGAAGGTGAAGGTACAGAATTTACTATAGCCCTGCCAGTAACAGAACAGAGCTAA
- a CDS encoding endonuclease: MIAKKIMLCARVKSILILPITLGAMNNAFAAPPANYYNSVDQSSAAALRSSLHNVIDDHKRFPYTSSSTDTWDILERADQDETNSSNVTTIYRNISYVKQGGGNSLYNREHSWPKSYGFPDDNSRNYPYTDTHHLFAADIGYNSSRSNHYFDNCSPSCSEKATTANDGHGGQGGGYPGDSNWVDSNSWEVWKDRRGDIARAMFYMDLRYEGGSHGVTGASEPDLRLTDNTSLISNSRTGNNESVAYMGLLSTLLEWHEQDPVDADERERNDVIFSFQGNRSPFVDNPEWVDCIYRNQCDGSTGGGGSGNGNGGGQQTDVFGSEGRWRNYNISIPAGTSRFEVKMSGGTGDADLYVRRNALPTVSTYDCRPYLTGNQETCTFNNPQAGTWHISIRGYTSYSGVDLEYNYFD; the protein is encoded by the coding sequence ATGATTGCAAAAAAAATAATGCTGTGCGCGCGAGTTAAATCAATACTGATATTACCCATTACTTTAGGCGCTATGAATAATGCTTTTGCCGCTCCACCTGCAAATTACTATAACAGTGTCGATCAAAGTTCAGCAGCTGCTTTACGCAGCAGCCTACACAATGTGATTGATGATCATAAACGTTTTCCCTATACCTCCTCATCAACAGATACATGGGATATTTTAGAGCGCGCAGATCAGGATGAAACTAACAGTTCAAATGTAACGACTATATACCGCAATATAAGTTATGTTAAGCAAGGCGGTGGTAATAGTTTATATAACCGCGAACATAGTTGGCCAAAGTCTTATGGTTTTCCTGATGATAATAGTAGAAATTATCCCTATACAGATACACATCATCTTTTTGCCGCAGACATAGGCTATAACTCTTCACGTAGTAACCATTACTTTGATAATTGCAGTCCCTCTTGTTCAGAAAAAGCAACGACAGCAAACGATGGCCATGGCGGTCAGGGGGGAGGCTATCCTGGGGATTCAAACTGGGTCGACTCGAACAGCTGGGAAGTATGGAAAGACAGACGTGGTGATATTGCTCGCGCAATGTTTTATATGGATTTACGTTATGAAGGTGGAAGCCATGGTGTTACTGGGGCATCAGAACCTGATCTACGCTTAACTGACAATACCAGCTTGATTAGCAACTCGCGTACAGGTAACAATGAATCCGTTGCTTATATGGGACTGCTTTCAACATTGCTAGAGTGGCATGAGCAAGACCCTGTAGATGCTGATGAACGAGAGCGTAACGATGTTATCTTTTCTTTCCAAGGCAATAGGAGCCCCTTCGTTGACAACCCTGAGTGGGTAGACTGTATTTATCGAAATCAATGTGATGGCAGCACTGGAGGTGGCGGTAGTGGTAACGGCAACGGTGGTGGACAACAAACAGATGTATTTGGTAGTGAAGGGCGCTGGAGAAATTATAATATTAGTATTCCTGCTGGTACATCTCGCTTCGAAGTAAAAATGTCTGGAGGTACAGGAGATGCCGATCTTTACGTACGTCGCAATGCACTGCCAACAGTGTCCACATACGACTGTCGACCTTATTTGACTGGCAACCAAGAGACCTGTACTTTCAACAACCCACAAGCAGGCACTTGGCATATCAGTATTCGTGGTTATACATCTTACAGTGGTGTTGATTTGGAATATAACTACTTTGATTAA
- a CDS encoding ExeM/NucH family extracellular endonuclease: MPIANILSRRTCAVVLSVCGSWLSANAHADTFISEIHYDNAGSDTNEAIEISTEVNTNLSAWSVSLYNGSNGSVYNTVALTGSVTADASCGSNGGTLVLDIAGIQNGSPDGIALVNGSDVVQFISYEGPLNAVDGPAAGMTSTDIGVSESSSTPATESLQLVNGVWVGPVANTFGTCTTEVAAGAPTPTPTPTPTPTPTPVPSAISISELHYDNAGGDVDEAVEITGAAGTSLDGWQLALYNGSNNSVYNTVTLSGELAAAQGCSAGTLVQAISGIQNGSPDAIALLDASGSVVEFISYEGSLTAADGPALGMTSNDIGVAETSSTPVGFSLQKINGVWNAPAENTFGVCNDAGTAPTPTPTPTPVPEVVAIHTVQGNSNAIPNSAVFTIEAIVTADFQAQSQLRGFFVQEEDSDADSDPATSEGLFVFCGSCSVDVSVGDLVSVTGLANDFFDMTQINATRDTDITVLSSGNPMPSPVELALPVATTAADLTGATAEINAYFEQTEGMLVTFPAELTVSEHFALNRFGQVVLTANGRPRQFTDAFLPTEEGLIAHQIDLAARRIILDDDNNTQNIAVFNDVPVFLPQPGFSVDNSFRAGDTIENLTGVLHWSFAGSGANAWRIRPVVENYEYTFESANPRTETPADVGGSLKVASFNVLNYFTTIDDGNPACGPQGTIDCRGANSPEELERQTRKIVSAICAIDADVVGLMEVQNLVEGMSEAPITTLVNAVNESCPTYAAIETGTVGTDAITVGLLYKLETVEAFGNTAILDDPSFTDPANVGRSRNRPVVAKAFKEIASERSFVVAVNHLKSKGSGCGAGDDDRTTGQANCNLTRTLAAEVETQWLAENPTGVDTDFVLVIGDMNAYRNEDPITAFKDAGYVDVIDMFEGDDAYSFIFDGQTGYLDHALASPELVPYITGVTEWHINADEVNLLDYNDTVLDSGERSFEAKPGLLPLYAQDPYRSADHDPVVVGIQFPDVPVCNSRVATIYVKDGYIVGGLQDGRRYRGFLFGTKEDDVIVGTDRSDFIFAGRGNDFVCAGDGHDKVIAGSGHDIVFGDGGNDFIFGQRGNDALYGGPGRNFIIGGKGNDECREGRLFKCEE; encoded by the coding sequence ATGCCTATCGCAAATATTTTATCGAGGAGAACCTGTGCGGTTGTCCTCTCTGTATGCGGCAGTTGGCTTTCAGCCAATGCTCATGCAGATACTTTTATTAGTGAAATCCACTATGACAATGCAGGATCGGACACTAACGAAGCCATAGAAATTAGCACTGAAGTTAATACCAACCTGAGTGCTTGGAGTGTTTCACTTTATAACGGTTCTAACGGTTCTGTATATAACACTGTAGCGTTAACAGGTTCTGTCACTGCTGATGCAAGTTGCGGCAGTAATGGCGGTACCCTCGTTTTAGATATAGCAGGAATCCAAAACGGTAGCCCAGACGGTATTGCTCTAGTTAACGGCAGTGACGTAGTACAATTCATTTCTTATGAAGGGCCTCTCAATGCTGTTGATGGCCCAGCGGCGGGCATGACAAGTACGGATATTGGCGTAAGTGAATCTAGCTCTACTCCTGCGACAGAGTCATTACAACTGGTAAATGGTGTATGGGTAGGCCCAGTCGCCAATACATTTGGCACATGCACTACTGAAGTCGCAGCGGGTGCGCCAACTCCGACTCCGACTCCTACACCAACGCCAACGCCAACTCCAGTACCAAGTGCTATCAGTATTAGCGAGTTACATTACGATAACGCCGGTGGTGATGTAGATGAAGCTGTCGAAATTACGGGAGCAGCAGGAACTAGCCTCGATGGTTGGCAACTTGCACTATACAACGGCTCTAATAACAGCGTTTACAACACTGTGACCTTGAGTGGTGAGCTAGCAGCTGCGCAGGGCTGCTCAGCGGGCACATTAGTACAAGCCATATCGGGTATTCAGAATGGTTCTCCGGATGCCATCGCACTATTGGATGCAAGTGGCAGTGTTGTTGAGTTTATTAGCTACGAAGGCAGCCTTACCGCAGCTGACGGCCCAGCGCTGGGAATGACAAGTAATGACATTGGTGTAGCAGAAACAAGCTCAACACCTGTAGGCTTCTCTTTACAGAAGATCAACGGTGTTTGGAATGCTCCAGCTGAAAATACTTTCGGCGTGTGCAATGACGCAGGCACTGCACCAACGCCAACACCAACGCCGACCCCAGTTCCGGAAGTCGTAGCTATTCATACTGTACAAGGCAATAGTAATGCGATTCCTAACAGCGCTGTATTTACGATTGAAGCGATTGTTACTGCTGATTTCCAAGCACAATCACAACTGCGTGGATTCTTCGTACAAGAAGAGGACAGCGATGCTGATAGCGATCCAGCAACTTCAGAAGGTTTATTTGTATTCTGCGGCTCATGTTCGGTAGACGTTAGTGTGGGTGACTTAGTTAGCGTTACTGGCTTAGCCAACGACTTTTTTGACATGACCCAAATCAACGCCACTAGGGATACAGACATTACTGTTCTTAGCTCTGGCAACCCAATGCCTAGCCCTGTCGAGTTAGCCTTACCTGTTGCCACAACGGCAGCAGATTTAACGGGTGCAACAGCAGAAATTAACGCTTACTTTGAACAAACAGAAGGTATGCTTGTTACTTTCCCTGCTGAACTAACGGTTTCCGAGCACTTTGCACTAAATCGTTTCGGCCAGGTGGTACTGACAGCCAATGGTCGTCCGCGTCAATTCACTGATGCATTTTTGCCAACAGAAGAAGGGTTAATTGCTCATCAAATTGATCTTGCTGCGCGTAGAATTATCCTGGATGATGACAACAACACACAAAATATCGCTGTTTTCAATGATGTTCCTGTATTCCTGCCTCAGCCAGGCTTCTCTGTGGATAATAGCTTCCGAGCTGGCGATACTATCGAAAACTTAACAGGTGTTTTACATTGGTCGTTTGCAGGTTCAGGCGCAAATGCTTGGCGTATACGTCCAGTAGTCGAGAACTATGAATACACCTTTGAGTCAGCTAATCCTCGCACTGAAACACCAGCGGATGTAGGTGGTTCTCTTAAAGTAGCAAGCTTCAATGTTCTTAACTATTTCACCACAATAGACGATGGCAACCCCGCTTGTGGCCCACAAGGAACAATTGACTGTCGTGGGGCAAATTCACCCGAGGAATTAGAAAGACAAACCAGAAAAATCGTTTCAGCAATTTGTGCTATAGATGCAGATGTCGTTGGTCTCATGGAAGTACAAAACCTTGTTGAAGGCATGTCTGAAGCTCCTATTACTACCCTAGTTAATGCAGTTAACGAGAGCTGCCCAACTTATGCGGCGATAGAAACAGGCACTGTTGGTACAGATGCAATTACTGTTGGTTTACTTTACAAGTTAGAGACTGTAGAAGCCTTTGGCAACACGGCAATACTAGATGATCCATCATTTACAGACCCCGCTAACGTTGGCCGTTCAAGAAATCGTCCTGTTGTAGCGAAAGCATTTAAAGAAATCGCTTCTGAAAGATCTTTCGTTGTTGCGGTTAATCATCTTAAGTCGAAAGGCTCCGGTTGTGGTGCTGGCGACGATGATAGAACAACAGGCCAAGCCAACTGTAACCTAACAAGAACTCTAGCAGCGGAAGTTGAAACGCAATGGCTAGCAGAAAACCCAACTGGCGTTGATACTGATTTTGTCCTTGTCATCGGTGATATGAATGCTTACCGCAATGAAGATCCTATTACAGCATTTAAAGATGCGGGATATGTCGATGTAATTGACATGTTTGAGGGCGACGATGCATACAGCTTTATCTTCGATGGGCAAACAGGTTATCTCGATCACGCTCTTGCAAGCCCTGAACTTGTGCCTTACATCACTGGTGTTACTGAATGGCATATCAATGCTGATGAAGTCAACTTACTCGATTACAACGATACGGTACTTGATAGTGGCGAGCGTTCATTCGAAGCCAAGCCAGGCTTATTGCCTCTTTACGCACAAGACCCTTATCGCTCAGCTGACCATGACCCAGTTGTGGTAGGCATTCAGTTCCCAGATGTGCCAGTGTGTAATTCACGGGTTGCAACGATTTACGTTAAAGATGGTTACATTGTAGGTGGTCTTCAGGATGGCCGCCGCTACCGTGGTTTCCTATTTGGAACCAAGGAAGATGATGTTATCGTCGGTACCGATAGATCAGATTTTATCTTTGCAGGTCGAGGCAATGACTTCGTTTGTGCTGGTGACGGCCACGACAAAGTCATCGCCGGTTCAGGTCATGATATTGTCTTTGGCGATGGTGGTAACGACTTTATCTTTGGTCAACGAGGCAACGATGCCCTTTATGGTGGCCCCGGCAGAAACTTTATCATTGGCGGTAAAGGCAATGATGAATGTCGAGAAGGCAGGCTATTTAAATGCGAAGAGTAA
- a CDS encoding TonB-dependent receptor plug domain-containing protein, with product MKDYRKLYSFGRIITLCCASFSTQFTFAQGKNSLVEEIVVTGSYLKKKSYNEVGSPIDIIGRSDLDADAPNGRLIDTLRFLPFNSGNFSGLTPGGDGGPQEGRLGGGTVDVRGLGGAATLVLLNGQRHTGFPLSQDGRVDINSLLPSIMLERVEILKDGASAVYGSDAVAGVMNFITRDDFEGVEFRADARGTYGATQDAFDHNNKTFGFLFGSPAESDVRIVAGIEYFNQDNLVFGEVKQVPVFTARGASSFGNPGSFVVPVRDQVGSITGMQTLPDPDCQAVIDANINRDPAFSQTSSSLDSAANLCRITFPNQPFLLDEERISARVETQWNLQNDIQFKQAFSFARSETLDVFNATTPVLNFPTVPGTHPANPFIARDANGNQLFALDSNNDGIPDRDSNNQVILDPAGIAFNEDVLFRGRPYSATNFGVVSPAQELETMRIEFGLGNDSSEWTWDLSWSYSRQELIRRGPDSVFSKLQEALQGTGGPGGDLYFNPFGSSLLGDTFVNDPSLEESIRVVLIDQHFTTTTTFDGVIAGDLFELPAGPLATAFGFQVRDERLSQDFDHLKTIGEVSFFGNGDIDFTASDNVSAVFFEAAAPILDSQAVNIDFSVAGRYEEKDSTGDGSFNPKYSLRFHNNIFSVGASYATSFLAPSLFQSGGLIAQFANVFDPQSNTLEQVSTRIIGDPNLEDQESTSNSLSFKLTPTENFSLDLTYWRFDFENLIAASLTQAIVDADPNGPLVQRNSSGIISLVNRPFFNAGSIETDGVDFSILYRFLKNFTLSSKGTFVNSYDVQESVGGAVIDGVGSDNNGNIGSAIAEWRNNTRIAWNSGDHEISFIGRYYSDVTRSRGGDEGVAKARWVFDGQYSYGFDNILGSETDVLLTLGARNIFNNEPNIVLTTDNQFFVGTFQDPAGRVIYASLKANFE from the coding sequence ATGAAAGATTACCGAAAACTATATTCCTTTGGCCGAATAATTACTCTCTGCTGTGCAAGCTTTAGCACACAGTTTACTTTTGCTCAGGGGAAAAATAGTCTTGTCGAAGAAATAGTCGTTACCGGATCTTATTTGAAGAAAAAATCTTATAATGAAGTTGGGTCCCCAATAGATATCATTGGTAGGAGTGATCTTGATGCTGATGCGCCTAATGGGCGTTTGATAGATACATTACGATTTTTACCATTTAATTCGGGAAATTTTTCAGGTCTTACCCCTGGGGGTGATGGTGGTCCCCAAGAAGGGCGACTAGGTGGCGGCACAGTTGATGTACGCGGTCTAGGTGGTGCAGCTACTTTGGTGTTGCTCAATGGACAGCGGCATACAGGTTTTCCTTTATCTCAAGATGGGCGAGTAGATATTAACTCACTCTTACCTAGTATTATGCTTGAGCGGGTAGAGATTCTGAAAGACGGCGCATCTGCAGTGTACGGATCAGATGCTGTAGCCGGGGTGATGAATTTTATTACTCGTGATGATTTTGAAGGTGTTGAATTTCGTGCGGATGCCCGTGGTACATATGGAGCTACGCAGGATGCCTTCGATCATAACAATAAAACTTTTGGCTTTTTATTTGGGAGCCCAGCAGAAAGCGATGTTCGCATAGTTGCTGGAATAGAATATTTTAATCAAGATAACTTAGTTTTTGGTGAAGTAAAACAAGTACCAGTTTTCACAGCACGCGGTGCATCTAGCTTTGGTAATCCAGGTTCCTTTGTCGTTCCTGTTCGTGATCAAGTTGGTTCGATTACAGGTATGCAAACTTTGCCTGACCCGGATTGTCAAGCGGTAATCGATGCGAATATTAATCGCGACCCTGCATTTAGTCAAACCTCTAGCTCTTTAGACTCAGCAGCTAATCTTTGTAGAATTACTTTTCCTAATCAGCCTTTTTTACTTGATGAAGAAAGAATTTCCGCGCGTGTAGAAACCCAGTGGAATCTCCAAAACGATATACAGTTTAAACAAGCATTCTCGTTTGCACGATCTGAAACTCTCGATGTTTTTAATGCAACAACGCCCGTTTTAAATTTTCCCACTGTACCTGGCACTCATCCAGCTAATCCGTTTATAGCACGGGATGCTAATGGCAACCAGTTATTTGCTTTGGATTCGAATAACGATGGTATTCCTGACCGTGATAGTAATAACCAAGTGATTCTTGATCCTGCAGGCATTGCTTTTAATGAAGATGTACTGTTTCGAGGGCGCCCATATTCTGCTACTAATTTTGGTGTGGTGTCTCCTGCTCAGGAGTTAGAGACTATGCGTATTGAATTTGGCCTTGGCAATGACTCTAGCGAATGGACATGGGATTTATCCTGGAGCTATTCCCGTCAAGAACTTATAAGACGAGGGCCTGATTCGGTATTCTCAAAATTACAAGAGGCACTACAAGGTACAGGTGGCCCAGGAGGTGATTTATACTTCAACCCGTTTGGTAGCTCGTTATTGGGTGACACTTTTGTAAATGATCCGTCGCTAGAAGAAAGTATTCGTGTTGTATTAATCGATCAGCACTTCACCACTACCACAACGTTTGACGGTGTTATTGCTGGAGATTTATTTGAATTACCTGCAGGGCCTCTTGCTACGGCTTTTGGTTTTCAAGTACGAGATGAGCGTTTGTCCCAAGACTTTGATCACCTTAAGACCATTGGTGAAGTGTCTTTCTTCGGTAATGGGGACATAGACTTTACTGCTTCAGATAATGTTTCAGCAGTGTTTTTTGAAGCTGCCGCACCGATATTAGACTCGCAAGCAGTTAATATTGATTTTTCTGTAGCGGGGCGCTATGAAGAAAAAGATTCTACAGGTGATGGCTCTTTTAATCCTAAATATTCACTAAGATTTCATAATAATATATTTTCTGTTGGTGCTTCCTACGCAACTTCTTTCCTTGCCCCATCATTGTTCCAGTCGGGTGGTTTAATTGCGCAATTTGCCAATGTCTTTGATCCACAGTCCAATACGTTGGAACAAGTTAGTACACGCATTATTGGCGACCCTAATTTAGAGGATCAAGAATCAACTTCAAATTCACTTAGCTTCAAGCTGACACCTACTGAAAATTTCTCGCTGGACCTCACTTATTGGCGCTTTGATTTTGAAAATCTCATCGCAGCTTCTCTTACTCAGGCTATTGTTGACGCTGATCCCAATGGCCCGTTAGTTCAGCGTAATAGCTCTGGGATTATTTCTTTAGTTAATCGGCCATTTTTTAATGCGGGTTCTATTGAAACAGACGGTGTGGATTTTAGTATTTTATACCGTTTCCTTAAGAACTTTACTCTCAGCTCTAAAGGAACTTTTGTAAATAGCTATGATGTTCAAGAAAGTGTCGGAGGTGCTGTTATTGATGGGGTAGGCTCTGATAACAATGGTAATATTGGTAGTGCCATCGCTGAATGGAGAAACAATACACGTATTGCTTGGAATTCAGGTGATCATGAGATCTCGTTTATTGGACGTTATTATAGTGATGTCACTCGTAGTCGAGGAGGAGACGAAGGTGTGGCGAAAGCACGTTGGGTTTTTGACGGGCAATACAGTTATGGATTCGACAATATTCTTGGATCTGAAACGGATGTATTACTGACTCTGGGTGCACGTAATATCTTTAATAATGAGCCAAATATTGTATTGACTACAGATAATCAATTTTTCGTGGGGACTTTCCAAGATCCTGCAGGACGTGTGATATATGCGAGCTTAAAAGCAAATTTTGAGTAA
- a CDS encoding DUF3144 domain-containing protein, whose protein sequence is MTNQTSDQDRYWQLVESIIHLANDNSEGVDIGIVASALMQASSRFAAFYVANSSASRKDLKEDKDELIRDMTREFKRQFAENLEDYIENYKVYLAEPEE, encoded by the coding sequence GTGACAAATCAAACATCTGATCAAGATCGGTATTGGCAATTAGTTGAAAGTATTATTCATCTGGCGAATGATAACAGCGAGGGTGTTGATATTGGTATTGTCGCCTCAGCTTTAATGCAGGCTAGCTCAAGGTTTGCAGCATTCTACGTTGCAAACAGCTCTGCTAGCCGCAAAGACTTAAAAGAAGATAAAGATGAACTGATTCGGGATATGACCAGAGAATTTAAAAGGCAATTCGCAGAAAATCTAGAAGATTATATTGAGAATTACAAAGTCTATTTAGCCGAACCTGAAGAGTAA
- a CDS encoding alpha/beta fold hydrolase, with amino-acid sequence MHSNHLFHKTQGQGEPLVLIHGLFGSHDNLGMIARLLAEHFTVYSIDLPNHGRSPHSQSTNLDQMVAQVSLWLDSVGLDCTHILGHSLGGKVAMEMALRYPDRVKQLIIMDIAPVLYQSQHNSVFEGLLAIDVEKLNSRSEADQILKAYVEELPVRSFLLKNLSKNPQGNYAWRMNLSALYDGYSQLIRENSEGARFEGKTLFLKGGNSDYIQDSHKDAILNRFPATSLKVVANTGHWLHAEKPEIIAKLAIKFLS; translated from the coding sequence ATGCACTCCAATCACTTATTTCATAAGACGCAAGGGCAGGGGGAGCCGTTAGTATTGATACATGGATTGTTTGGCTCTCACGATAACCTGGGGATGATTGCACGTTTACTCGCCGAGCACTTTACCGTTTATTCCATCGACTTGCCTAATCACGGTCGCTCACCTCATTCTCAAAGCACAAACCTCGATCAGATGGTAGCGCAAGTATCTTTATGGCTCGATAGTGTTGGTTTAGATTGCACCCATATATTAGGACACTCTCTCGGTGGCAAAGTGGCAATGGAGATGGCTTTGCGTTACCCAGATAGAGTGAAGCAATTGATTATTATGGACATTGCACCTGTACTTTATCAGTCTCAACACAACAGTGTCTTTGAAGGCTTATTGGCGATAGATGTTGAAAAGCTTAACTCCCGCTCAGAAGCCGATCAAATTTTAAAAGCCTATGTAGAAGAGCTTCCGGTCAGAAGTTTTTTGCTAAAAAACTTAAGTAAAAATCCTCAGGGAAACTACGCTTGGCGTATGAATTTGTCAGCTCTTTATGACGGCTACTCGCAGCTTATTAGGGAAAACTCAGAGGGCGCTAGATTTGAAGGTAAAACATTATTCTTAAAAGGTGGCAACTCAGATTATATTCAGGATTCCCACAAAGATGCCATTCTCAATCGTTTTCCTGCCACCAGCTTAAAAGTTGTCGCCAATACTGGCCATTGGTTACATGCGGAAAAACCTGAAATTATCGCCAAGCTAGCAATTAAATTTTTATCCTAG
- a CDS encoding DUF1820 family protein: protein MAMNPVYKVIFYNRDEVYEVFVRGIYQSEMYGFIEIEELIFGERSQLVVDPGEEKLKNEFLGVKRSFVPMHSIIRIDEVDKEGKMKVSEVKSSDKVAKFPFSPNGPRPTNDS, encoded by the coding sequence ATGGCGATGAACCCCGTGTATAAAGTGATTTTTTATAACCGTGATGAAGTGTATGAAGTGTTTGTACGTGGCATCTATCAGAGCGAAATGTATGGCTTCATCGAAATTGAAGAGCTGATTTTTGGTGAGCGCAGCCAGCTTGTCGTTGATCCCGGCGAAGAAAAATTAAAAAACGAGTTTTTAGGTGTGAAGCGCTCTTTCGTGCCCATGCACAGTATTATTCGTATTGATGAAGTGGATAAAGAAGGCAAGATGAAGGTGTCGGAAGTAAAGTCTAGCGATAAAGTCGCGAAATTCCCCTTTTCTCCCAATGGGCCGCGACCTACTAATGATTCCTAG